A genome region from Carya illinoinensis cultivar Pawnee chromosome 2, C.illinoinensisPawnee_v1, whole genome shotgun sequence includes the following:
- the LOC122295135 gene encoding EPIDERMAL PATTERNING FACTOR-like protein 5 — protein MPAMGVLHRRHHHHRHCCRTLQTLTAFTFLFFASATAISLSQHGSQAVPRQHAVKGEKRLAGSAIFERFVPSRRALGFGSSPPTCRSKCGRCSPCSPMRVPIHPSLSTPLEYYPEAWRCQCRNKLFMP, from the exons ATGCCTGCAATGGGCGTACTGCACCGCCGCCACCACCACCATCGTCACTGTTGTCGCACTCTGCAAACTCTCACAGCCTTCACATTTCTCTTCTTTGCCTCCGCCACAGCTATCTCTCTTTCCCAACACG GTAGTCAAGCAGTACCGAGGCAGCACGCCGTGAAGGGCGAGAAACGACTAGCAGGATCAGCGATATTTGAGCGGTTTGTCCCTAGTCGTAGGGCTCTGGGCTTTGGATCATCACCGCCTACGTGCCGATCTAAGTGCGGGAGGTGTTCGCCGTGCTCGCCCATGCGAGTGCCCATTCACCCTAGTCTGAGTACTCCGCTGGAGTACTACCCTGAAGCTTGGCGATGCCAGTGCAGGAATAAGCTCTTTATGccttaa
- the LOC122300769 gene encoding chlorophyllase-2, with protein MPHKITYPKRHESVSIAEHLHQRVMPPSSDAAASATSTNVFEIGKYRTVLQTVEADICRAKSKLPIPPPKPLLVGMPCEAGEFPLLVFLHGYFLYNSFYSQLLQHIASHGFIVVAPQLYTVAGADATGDIKSTAATAKWLSEGLQNVLPPNVRPNLRKLGLAGHSRGGKAAFALALEKAETCLNFSALIGIDPVDGMDKGKQTHPPVLTYVPRSFELDMAVMVIGTGLGEMKKNPLLPACAPKGVNHEDFFNECRAPACYFVAKDYGHLDMLDDDTPGIRGKVSYCLCKNGESREPMRRFVAGNVVAFMKAYLLDDNSDLMAIRERPETAPVELRNIEFLGSNLKGNEKCPGPFLEENGAARL; from the exons ATGCCACACAAAATTACTTATCCCAAAAGACATGAAAGTGTTTCAATAGCCGAGCACCTTCATCAGAGAGTCATGCCGCCTTCTTCTGATGCTGCTGCTTCTGCTACATCTACAAATGTTTTTGAAATTGGGAAGTACAGGACGGTGCTGCAAACAGTGGAAGCTGATATTTGCAGAGCAAAGTCAAAGCTTCCAATCCCACCACCGAAACCGCTGTTGGTAGGGATGCCATGTGAAGCTGGAGAATTCCCACTACTCGTCTTCCTCCATGGTTACTTTCTCTATAACTCTTTTTACTCTCAGCTTCTCCAACACATCGCTTCCCATGGATTCATCGTCGTCGCCCCTCAg TTGTACACCGTGGCTGGAGCAGATGCAACAGGTGACATCAAATCCACAGCAGCAACAGCAAAATGGTTATCGGAAGGACTCCAAAACGTGCTTCCGCCAAATGTTCGACCAAATTTAAGAAAGCTAGGACTTGCTGGCCATAGCCGTGGAGGCAAGGCCGCTTTTGCACTTGCCCTTGAAAAAGCAGAGACTTGTCTGAACTTCTCTGCCTTGATAGGCATCGACCCAGTTGATGGAATGGACAAAGGGAAGCAAACCCATCCACCAGTACTCACCTATGTTCCTCGTTCATTCGAGCTCGATATGGCTGTGATGGTTATCGGTACGGGCTTGggtgaaatgaaaaagaatccTCTATTGCCTGCTTGTGCTCCCAAGGGTGTTAATCATGAGGACTTCTTTAATGAGTGTCGAGCACCGGCTTGTTATTTTGTTGCCAAGGACTATGGTCACCTTGACATGCTGGATGATGACACCCCCGGTATTAGAGGGAAAGTTTCGTACTGTTTGTGTAAGAATGGGGAGTCTAGGGAACCCATGAGGAGGTTTGTTGCAGGAAATGTGGTTGCATTCATGAAAGCTTATCTGCTGGATGATAATAGTGACTTGATGGCTATAAGAGAGAGGCCTGAGACTGCACCGGTGGAGCTCAGAAATATTGAATTTCTTGGGtcgaatttaaagggaaatgaGAAGTGTCCGGGGCCATTCTTAGAGGAAAATGGGGCTGCGCGCCTCTGA